The following proteins are co-located in the Agromyces laixinhei genome:
- the mnmA gene encoding tRNA 2-thiouridine(34) synthase MnmA, with amino-acid sequence MKVLAAMSGGVDSAVAAARAVEAGHEVVGVHLALSRMPGTLRTGSRGCCTIEDSMDAQRAANVLGIPYYVWDFSERFKADVVDDFIAEYSAGRTPNPCMRCNERIKFAALLEKALALGFDAVATGHYAKIVTDAAGNRELHRASAEAKDQSYVLGVLTAEQLAHAYFPLGDTPSKTLVRAEAADRGLSVAQKPDSYDICFIPDGDTKGWLAERVGTETGDIVDRTGAVVGSHEGAHAYTVGQRRGMRLGTPAADGKPRFVLEVRPKENTVVVGPKEALAIGVIAGSRFSWAGLAPEQPEAAFDCEVQIRAHADPVPAVAQLVEGELVVTPEHPLDGVAPGQTAVIYVETRVLGQFTIDRTVSAVAVGA; translated from the coding sequence GTGAAGGTTCTTGCAGCGATGAGCGGTGGCGTCGACAGCGCCGTGGCCGCTGCGCGCGCCGTGGAGGCCGGTCACGAGGTCGTCGGAGTGCACCTGGCGCTCAGCCGCATGCCGGGCACCCTGCGCACCGGCAGCCGCGGCTGCTGCACCATCGAAGACTCCATGGACGCGCAGCGGGCCGCGAACGTGCTCGGCATCCCGTACTACGTGTGGGACTTCTCGGAGCGCTTCAAGGCCGACGTCGTCGACGACTTCATCGCCGAGTACTCCGCCGGGCGCACCCCGAACCCCTGCATGCGCTGCAACGAGCGCATCAAGTTCGCCGCGCTGCTCGAGAAGGCGCTTGCACTCGGCTTCGACGCCGTCGCCACCGGCCACTACGCCAAGATCGTGACGGATGCCGCGGGCAACCGCGAACTCCACCGCGCGAGTGCAGAGGCGAAAGACCAGAGCTACGTGCTCGGGGTGCTCACCGCCGAGCAGCTCGCGCACGCCTACTTCCCGCTCGGCGACACACCCTCGAAGACGCTCGTGCGCGCCGAGGCCGCCGATCGCGGGTTGTCGGTCGCTCAGAAGCCCGACTCCTACGACATCTGCTTCATCCCCGACGGCGACACGAAGGGCTGGCTCGCCGAGCGCGTCGGCACCGAGACCGGCGACATCGTCGACCGCACGGGCGCGGTCGTGGGTTCGCATGAGGGAGCGCACGCGTACACCGTCGGGCAACGCAGGGGCATGCGCCTCGGCACGCCGGCCGCCGACGGCAAGCCGCGATTCGTGCTCGAGGTGCGCCCGAAAGAGAACACGGTCGTCGTCGGCCCGAAGGAGGCGCTCGCGATCGGCGTCATCGCCGGGTCGCGCTTCTCGTGGGCCGGGCTCGCGCCCGAGCAGCCCGAGGCCGCGTTCGACTGCGAGGTGCAGATCCGCGCGCACGCCGACCCCGTGCCGGCCGTCGCGCAGCTCGTCGAGGGCGAACTCGTCGTCACCCCGGAGCATCCGCTCGATGGCGTCGCGCCGGGCCAGACCGCGGTGATCTACGTCGAAACCCGCGTTCTCGGCCAGTTCACGATCGACCGCACCGTGAGTGCCGTCGCCGTCGGCGCCTGA
- the ligA gene encoding NAD-dependent DNA ligase LigA, which yields MSDIPIEFEAARAEADALAERIEGARLAYYGDGDSPLSDAEYDTAFHRLEALERAFPELSGQDSPTQQVGAAIVSAGFPEHEHAERMLSLDNVFSIDEFRDWATKTAAAAGRPVRWLSELKIDGLAISLAYRDGVLETATTRGDGRVGENITENVDLIPVIPQRLEGDGYPAFFEVRGEVFLPSRDFEELNERQHELQAAFEAEQIAKGRPADVIPTKYPEFANARNTAAGSLRQRRERKNPVELSLMRERLGRLALYLHGIGAWHSTSSARPEMQNQSEVYSLLAAWGLPVSPHSRVFGTVDEVAGYIAERGEHRHDVEHEIDGIVVKVDELALHDELGATSRAPRWAIAYKYPPEEVHTKLLGIVVGVGRTGRATPYAVMEPVKVAGSTVRQATLHNQQVVKAKGVLIGDTVVLRKAGDVIPEILGAVAQLRDGTEIEWQMPELCPECGTPLRAMKEGDIDLRCPNAMSCPAQVRGRVEHIGSRGGLDIEALGEVTAAALTQPSVPAEPPLATEARLFDLTLDELVPIEVVVRDAETGEPKVDDVSGEPIRRAPFQKLGPASYPPGTEAMTPSERRAAGVTKNFREVGPSGAATTLLAELEKAKTKPLWRLLVSLNIRHVGPVAARALADWFGSLDAIRAATREQLAEVEGVGGIIADSLIEWFGVDWHLDIVDRWEKAGVEFFIKDHPGPGAAGEAGGVLAGVTVVATGSLEGFSREGAQEAIIAAGGKAASSVSKRTDFVAAGPGAGSKLAKAEELGIRVLDAAQFARLVSEGPAALE from the coding sequence GTGAGCGACATTCCAATCGAGTTCGAAGCCGCCCGTGCCGAAGCCGACGCGCTCGCAGAACGCATAGAGGGCGCGCGGCTCGCGTACTACGGCGATGGCGACTCGCCGCTCTCCGATGCCGAGTACGACACCGCGTTCCACCGTCTCGAGGCGCTCGAACGCGCGTTCCCCGAGCTCTCCGGCCAAGACAGCCCGACCCAGCAGGTCGGCGCGGCGATCGTCTCCGCGGGTTTTCCAGAGCACGAGCACGCAGAACGCATGCTGAGCCTCGACAACGTCTTCTCGATCGACGAGTTCCGCGACTGGGCGACGAAGACGGCCGCCGCGGCCGGGCGACCCGTGCGCTGGCTCTCCGAACTGAAGATCGATGGACTGGCGATCAGCCTGGCCTATCGCGACGGGGTGCTCGAGACCGCGACGACGCGGGGCGACGGCCGTGTCGGCGAGAACATCACCGAGAACGTCGATCTGATCCCCGTCATCCCGCAGCGACTCGAAGGCGATGGGTATCCTGCCTTCTTCGAGGTGCGCGGTGAGGTGTTCCTGCCGTCGCGTGACTTCGAGGAGCTGAACGAGCGCCAGCACGAACTGCAGGCGGCGTTCGAGGCCGAGCAGATCGCCAAGGGGCGGCCGGCCGACGTGATCCCCACGAAGTACCCCGAGTTCGCGAACGCCCGCAACACCGCAGCGGGCAGCCTCCGCCAACGCCGTGAGCGGAAGAACCCGGTCGAGCTCTCGCTCATGCGCGAGCGCCTCGGCCGACTCGCCCTGTACCTGCACGGCATCGGAGCGTGGCACAGTACGTCGTCGGCCCGGCCCGAGATGCAGAACCAGTCCGAGGTCTATTCGCTCCTCGCCGCATGGGGGTTGCCGGTCTCGCCGCATTCCCGCGTGTTCGGCACGGTCGACGAGGTCGCCGGCTACATCGCCGAGCGCGGCGAGCATCGCCACGACGTCGAGCACGAGATCGACGGCATCGTCGTCAAGGTCGACGAGCTCGCGCTGCACGACGAACTCGGGGCGACGAGCCGCGCCCCGCGCTGGGCGATCGCCTACAAGTACCCGCCCGAAGAGGTGCACACGAAGCTCCTCGGCATCGTGGTCGGCGTCGGTCGTACTGGCAGGGCGACCCCGTACGCCGTCATGGAGCCCGTGAAGGTCGCCGGTTCGACGGTGCGGCAGGCCACGCTCCACAACCAACAGGTCGTGAAGGCCAAGGGCGTGCTCATCGGCGACACCGTCGTGCTCCGCAAGGCGGGCGACGTCATCCCCGAGATCCTGGGTGCGGTCGCACAATTGCGCGACGGCACCGAGATCGAGTGGCAGATGCCAGAGCTCTGTCCCGAGTGCGGCACGCCGCTGCGGGCCATGAAAGAGGGCGACATCGACCTGCGCTGCCCCAACGCCATGTCGTGCCCGGCACAGGTGCGCGGGCGGGTCGAGCACATCGGGTCGCGTGGCGGCCTCGACATCGAGGCACTCGGCGAGGTCACGGCGGCGGCCCTCACACAGCCGTCGGTGCCGGCCGAGCCGCCCCTTGCGACCGAGGCCCGCCTCTTCGACCTCACGCTCGACGAACTCGTGCCGATCGAGGTCGTCGTGCGCGACGCCGAGACGGGCGAGCCGAAGGTCGACGACGTGTCGGGTGAGCCGATCAGGCGCGCGCCGTTCCAGAAGCTCGGACCCGCGAGCTACCCGCCGGGCACCGAGGCGATGACGCCGTCCGAACGCCGTGCGGCAGGGGTCACGAAGAACTTCCGCGAGGTCGGTCCGTCAGGAGCGGCGACGACGCTCCTCGCCGAGCTCGAGAAGGCGAAGACGAAGCCGCTGTGGCGGCTGCTCGTCTCGCTGAACATCCGCCACGTCGGCCCGGTCGCCGCACGCGCGCTCGCCGACTGGTTCGGCTCACTCGATGCGATCCGAGCCGCGACTCGCGAGCAGCTCGCAGAAGTCGAGGGCGTGGGCGGCATCATCGCCGACTCGCTCATCGAGTGGTTCGGGGTCGACTGGCACCTCGACATCGTCGACCGGTGGGAGAAGGCGGGCGTCGAGTTCTTCATCAAGGATCATCCGGGGCCCGGCGCCGCCGGTGAGGCCGGGGGAGTGCTCGCGGGAGTCACGGTCGTCGCGACGGGGTCGCTCGAAGGGTTCAGCCGAGAGGGTGCGCAGGAGGCGATCATCGCAGCGGGCGGCAAGGCGGCGTCGAGCGTCTCGAAGAGGACCGACTTCGTCGCGGCCGGCCCCGGCGCCGGCTCGAAGCTCGCGAAGGCCGAAGAGCTCGGCATCCGGGTGCTCGACGCAGCGCAGTTCGCACGGCTGGTGAGTGAAGGACCGGCCGCACTCGAGTGA
- a CDS encoding alkaline phosphatase family protein: MTDENAHEEARPAPGAEGSSRRDFLRLGGVAAAGAVVGGGAGAAIGATIGHTLGYREGSDDFASFSPREKAGFDHLVVVMGENRSFDNLLGWLYTPDDLPDGQQFDGLAFGEYANTAPDGTSIAAHVYEGATDVIMGRPNPDPGEEFPHVNTQIFNTIDPPGNAKLFVEGMEAPYNSPHPGAKPAMNGFVTDYLVNYERLKKGTPPDPADLAQIMGSFSTEMLPVLSTLAKNFGVFDAWHAGVPSQTFCNRSFFHASTSHGFVTNKHGGGYSKWLDAPATPTIFNRLEDAGISWRIYFDELQLVSFTGVLHAPVLEKYWRTERFATMEQFHDDVKNGNLPAYAFIEPRMTYNHNDFHPPFGKLRASNVDGAEVVDSAISDVRAGEALIHEIYSSIKESASSDGSNALNTMLLITFDEHGGCYDHAPPPTATPPGVDDPPGEMGFRFDRLGCRVPAIAVSAYTRAGSVINDEMHHGAVIATLAKLHGLKPLTRRDAEANDMFNAVNLDTPRHPATWPSTSPQYIPPNPQATSPHPGHAHKDKPLSPPARGLLGLLLAKFGSPDDEEPQTYADAYELLHTYGIGLFGKPR, from the coding sequence GTGACTGACGAGAACGCGCACGAGGAGGCCCGGCCGGCGCCCGGCGCCGAAGGTTCGAGCCGCCGCGATTTCCTGAGACTCGGGGGTGTGGCCGCCGCCGGAGCCGTGGTGGGCGGCGGTGCCGGCGCAGCGATCGGTGCAACGATCGGTCACACACTCGGCTACCGGGAGGGCTCCGACGACTTCGCGAGCTTCAGCCCCCGTGAGAAGGCGGGCTTCGACCATCTCGTCGTCGTCATGGGCGAGAACCGCTCGTTCGACAACCTGCTCGGCTGGCTGTACACGCCCGACGACCTGCCCGACGGCCAGCAGTTCGACGGGCTCGCATTCGGCGAGTACGCGAACACGGCGCCAGACGGCACGTCGATCGCGGCGCACGTCTACGAGGGGGCCACCGATGTGATCATGGGGCGTCCGAACCCCGATCCGGGTGAGGAGTTCCCGCACGTCAACACGCAGATCTTCAACACGATCGACCCGCCCGGCAACGCGAAGCTCTTCGTCGAGGGCATGGAGGCGCCGTACAACAGCCCGCACCCCGGCGCGAAGCCCGCCATGAACGGGTTCGTGACCGATTACCTCGTGAACTACGAACGCCTCAAGAAGGGCACGCCGCCCGACCCCGCTGACCTGGCGCAGATCATGGGCTCCTTCTCGACCGAGATGTTGCCCGTGCTCTCGACGCTCGCGAAGAACTTCGGCGTGTTCGACGCCTGGCACGCCGGCGTGCCCTCGCAGACGTTCTGCAATCGCTCGTTCTTCCACGCCTCGACCTCGCACGGCTTCGTCACGAACAAGCACGGCGGCGGCTACTCCAAGTGGCTCGACGCCCCGGCCACGCCGACGATCTTCAATCGCCTCGAAGACGCCGGAATCTCGTGGCGCATCTACTTCGACGAACTCCAGCTCGTCTCGTTCACCGGAGTGCTGCACGCACCCGTGCTCGAGAAGTACTGGCGAACCGAGCGCTTCGCGACGATGGAGCAGTTCCACGACGACGTGAAGAACGGCAACCTGCCCGCCTACGCGTTCATCGAGCCGCGCATGACCTACAACCACAACGACTTCCACCCGCCGTTCGGCAAACTCCGAGCGAGCAACGTCGACGGCGCCGAGGTCGTCGACAGTGCGATCTCCGACGTGCGGGCGGGTGAGGCGCTCATCCACGAGATCTACTCGTCGATCAAAGAGAGCGCGTCGTCTGACGGTTCGAACGCTCTCAACACGATGCTGCTGATCACCTTCGACGAGCACGGCGGATGCTACGACCACGCGCCGCCGCCCACGGCGACGCCCCCGGGGGTCGATGATCCGCCGGGCGAGATGGGCTTCCGCTTCGACCGACTCGGATGCCGCGTTCCGGCGATCGCCGTCTCCGCCTACACGCGGGCGGGCAGCGTGATCAACGACGAGATGCACCACGGCGCCGTCATCGCGACGCTCGCGAAGCTGCACGGACTGAAGCCGCTCACCCGGCGTGACGCCGAGGCGAACGACATGTTCAACGCGGTCAATCTCGATACGCCGCGGCATCCGGCGACGTGGCCGTCGACGAGCCCACAGTACATTCCGCCGAACCCGCAGGCGACCTCTCCGCACCCTGGGCACGCGCACAAAGACAAGCCGCTGAGCCCGCCCGCGCGTGGCCTGCTCGGGCTGCTGCTCGCGAAGTTCGGCAGCCCCGACGACGAAGAGCCGCAGACCTACGCCGACGCGTACGAACTGCTGCACACATACGGCATCGGGCTGTTCGGCAAGCCCCGATAG
- the gatC gene encoding Asp-tRNA(Asn)/Glu-tRNA(Gln) amidotransferase subunit GatC — translation MSEITAEQVAHLASLARIALTDEEIEHLTTELGQIMHAVEKVSEVATPDVVPTSHPIPMQNVFRDDVVGATVLTADEALAGAPESDDSRFKVSAILGEEQ, via the coding sequence ATGTCCGAAATCACTGCGGAGCAGGTCGCGCATCTCGCCAGCCTCGCCCGCATCGCGCTCACCGATGAAGAGATCGAGCACCTCACGACGGAGCTCGGCCAGATCATGCACGCGGTCGAGAAGGTGAGCGAGGTCGCAACGCCCGACGTGGTGCCCACGAGTCATCCGATCCCGATGCAGAACGTGTTCCGTGACGACGTCGTGGGCGCGACGGTGCTGACCGCCGACGAAGCGCTCGCGGGTGCACCCGAGTCTGACGACTCGCGGTTCAAGGTGTCGGCGATCCTTGGAGAAGAGCAGTGA
- the gatA gene encoding Asp-tRNA(Asn)/Glu-tRNA(Gln) amidotransferase subunit GatA, with translation MSDELTRLTASALGDKLAAGEVSSVEVTRAHLDRIAAVDGAVHAFLHVEGERAIETAAEVDRLRAAGGPLGPLAGVPIAIKDVLVTKGMPSTSGSRILDGWVPPYDATPVTKVREAGMIPLGKTNMDEFAMGSSTEHSAYGPTHNPWDLDRIPGGSGGGSAASVAAFEAPLALGSDTGGSIRQPAHVTGTVGVKPTYGAVSRYGSIALASSLDQIGPVTRTVLDAALLHDVIAGHDPLDSTSIPEAWPSMADAVRRADVSGLRIGVIKQLDGEGFQAGVRQRFHESLELLAQQGAEIVEVSAPHFEYAIAAYYLILPAEASSNLAKFDSVRFGLRVTPQGGGTVEQVMSATREAGFGPEVKRRIILGTYALSAGYYDAYYGSAQKVRTLVQRDFDAAFAGVDVLASPTAPTTAFKFGEKLADPVSMYLNDIATIPANLAGVPGISLPSGLAPEDGLPVGIQFLAPARQDARLYNVGGALEQLLEERWGGPLLAQAPDLSAHELTATEEGAL, from the coding sequence GTGAGCGACGAACTGACCCGCCTGACCGCGTCCGCCCTCGGCGACAAGCTCGCGGCCGGCGAGGTCTCCTCGGTCGAGGTCACGCGCGCGCACCTCGACCGCATCGCGGCCGTCGACGGCGCCGTGCACGCGTTCCTCCACGTCGAGGGCGAGCGAGCCATCGAGACTGCGGCCGAGGTCGACCGCCTGCGTGCAGCGGGCGGGCCCCTCGGGCCGCTCGCGGGCGTGCCGATCGCGATCAAAGACGTGCTCGTCACGAAGGGCATGCCGTCGACGTCCGGCTCACGCATCCTCGACGGATGGGTGCCGCCGTACGACGCGACTCCGGTCACGAAGGTGCGCGAGGCGGGCATGATCCCGCTCGGCAAGACCAACATGGACGAATTCGCCATGGGCTCGTCGACCGAGCACTCGGCATACGGGCCGACCCACAACCCGTGGGATCTCGACCGCATCCCCGGCGGCTCGGGCGGCGGCTCCGCGGCATCCGTCGCGGCGTTCGAAGCCCCGCTCGCGCTCGGGTCCGACACCGGCGGATCGATCCGCCAGCCGGCGCATGTCACCGGCACGGTCGGCGTGAAGCCGACGTACGGCGCGGTCAGCCGCTACGGCTCGATCGCCCTGGCCTCCTCGCTCGACCAGATCGGCCCCGTCACCCGCACCGTGCTCGATGCCGCCCTGCTCCACGACGTCATTGCCGGGCACGACCCGCTCGACTCCACGTCGATTCCCGAGGCGTGGCCGTCGATGGCCGACGCCGTGCGGCGAGCGGATGTCTCGGGCCTCCGCATCGGCGTCATCAAGCAACTCGACGGCGAGGGCTTCCAGGCCGGGGTGCGCCAGCGCTTCCACGAATCGCTCGAGCTGCTCGCGCAGCAGGGCGCCGAGATCGTCGAGGTCTCCGCGCCTCACTTCGAGTACGCGATCGCTGCCTACTACCTGATCCTGCCCGCCGAAGCATCGTCGAACCTCGCGAAGTTCGACTCGGTGCGCTTCGGCCTGCGCGTCACGCCCCAGGGCGGCGGAACGGTCGAGCAGGTCATGTCGGCAACCCGCGAGGCCGGTTTCGGCCCCGAGGTGAAGCGACGCATCATCCTCGGCACCTACGCTCTCTCGGCCGGCTACTACGACGCCTACTACGGCTCCGCGCAGAAGGTTCGCACGCTCGTGCAACGCGACTTCGATGCGGCCTTCGCGGGCGTCGACGTGCTCGCCTCGCCGACGGCGCCGACCACCGCGTTCAAGTTCGGCGAGAAGCTCGCCGACCCGGTGTCGATGTACCTGAACGACATCGCGACGATTCCCGCGAACCTTGCGGGCGTTCCGGGCATCTCGCTGCCCTCGGGCCTCGCGCCCGAAGACGGCTTGCCGGTCGGCATCCAGTTCCTCGCGCCGGCGCGTCAGGACGCACGCCTGTACAACGTGGGCGGTGCCCTCGAGCAGTTGCTCGAGGAGCGCTGGGGCGGCCCGCTGCTCGCGCAGGCGCCAGATCTCTCCGCCCATGAGCTCACCGCGACCGAGGAAGGCGCACTCTGA